One Candidatus Bathyanammoxibius amoris DNA segment encodes these proteins:
- a CDS encoding DNA internalization-related competence protein ComEC/Rec2 has product MKHRPLLFIVLAFAAGIFLDYSVQLPFPLLLTLAVSVLAVCWGTLFTWRSGLVYMSVCLMAAFLAGASYHYVRFYSHASDEIVNLVTEDKSLMRLRGVIADVPVRRQLAPPPLPWRQSWGGSRSYLRFPLRVEGVETGTGWHEVKGVVLVNIYGDEFPRYDYGQVAEVLGNVFIPYGPGNPGQFDYRRYLQRQGHNIRVIMGVENAGNVKLTGENHGNLLFRGIYGLKDRLLAVINSSALPGSDTTLAGLILGDRSEIPREVIEDFKRTGTLHFLAISGLHVGILVLTVYSLLQILRVPKMAIVLLIIVLAGTYALMTGLKPPVFRATLMVIFIFGAYLVRRQWDFASGIAAAVMVMLILNPNDLFNIGFQLSVSGVLGIVYLAPRIETFFWGESMFVERLQVDAERPRMYHKLWPYLRAGICISLGAWIATSPLILYYFHRIVPLGAPLSVIVFPLIWVITVCGFIILPLGAVSPTLATPVAYVAQGADMATKAIISFASSVPGCSFYSPAPSWPWLAGLYALAVLFLLRGVMGLRPGYIICLSLIVGNIYVYGQIIPGVWLKGDGALLLTELDVGHGSCVFVQFPNGKNVLYDAGKRGRSDVGERVITPFLWQNGVRTLDAVIVSHGDEDHYNGLPALVERFCVRKVLLNEQFLHSPGAGRFLEFLGDEGVSVEVIEKGVELGGLGRVKAKVLNPPGSAEGLSRNDTSSVLLIEYCGKRILLCGDIERRGIEALLDSGYSLKADVVQAPHHGNYISNVADLYAAASPRYILVSAGSIKDLSAQKPEGSLVLQTRDTGAVFVKISGQGTEVWTYKDGEL; this is encoded by the coding sequence ATGAAGCACAGACCACTCCTCTTTATTGTCCTGGCGTTCGCCGCGGGAATTTTTCTGGATTACTCCGTACAGCTGCCCTTCCCTCTTCTACTTACCCTCGCCGTCAGTGTACTTGCCGTCTGCTGGGGCACCCTGTTCACATGGCGTTCAGGTCTGGTGTACATGTCTGTTTGCCTTATGGCTGCATTTCTGGCAGGGGCCTCTTACCACTACGTGCGCTTCTACTCTCACGCCTCAGACGAGATTGTAAACCTGGTCACAGAAGACAAGAGCCTGATGCGGCTTCGCGGGGTTATCGCGGACGTGCCTGTCAGGCGCCAGTTAGCCCCGCCGCCATTACCCTGGAGACAGTCGTGGGGTGGTAGCAGGTCTTACCTGCGTTTCCCTCTCAGGGTGGAAGGGGTGGAGACCGGGACGGGGTGGCACGAGGTAAAGGGCGTGGTGCTGGTAAACATTTATGGCGATGAATTTCCCCGCTACGATTATGGACAGGTGGCAGAGGTGTTGGGGAACGTCTTTATCCCGTATGGACCGGGGAACCCGGGACAGTTTGACTACAGACGTTATCTACAGAGGCAAGGCCATAACATCCGTGTGATAATGGGCGTGGAGAATGCCGGTAACGTGAAGTTAACCGGAGAAAACCACGGCAACCTTCTCTTCCGCGGTATATACGGCCTCAAGGACAGGCTTTTGGCCGTCATCAATTCGTCGGCCCTTCCGGGCAGCGACACCACTCTGGCCGGACTCATCCTCGGCGACCGCAGCGAAATTCCCAGAGAGGTGATAGAGGATTTCAAGAGAACGGGCACCTTGCACTTCCTTGCCATAAGCGGGCTACACGTAGGCATACTTGTGTTAACGGTCTATTCGCTCTTACAGATTCTCAGGGTGCCGAAGATGGCAATCGTCCTGCTAATCATTGTCCTTGCCGGCACTTACGCGCTAATGACGGGCCTGAAGCCGCCGGTGTTCAGGGCGACGCTGATGGTGATATTCATATTTGGCGCGTATCTGGTCAGAAGGCAGTGGGACTTCGCGAGCGGGATTGCGGCCGCGGTGATGGTCATGCTTATTTTGAATCCGAACGACCTGTTTAACATAGGTTTCCAGTTATCGGTGTCCGGGGTGCTGGGTATAGTCTACCTGGCGCCCAGGATAGAGACCTTTTTCTGGGGTGAATCGATGTTTGTGGAACGTCTCCAGGTGGATGCGGAACGCCCGCGGATGTACCATAAGCTGTGGCCGTATCTCCGCGCGGGCATCTGTATCTCACTTGGGGCCTGGATTGCGACCTCACCTCTTATACTCTATTATTTTCACCGAATCGTACCGTTGGGGGCCCCGCTCAGCGTTATTGTTTTTCCGCTGATATGGGTCATTACCGTCTGCGGGTTTATTATACTGCCCCTGGGTGCGGTATCTCCCACCCTGGCAACCCCTGTGGCGTATGTGGCTCAGGGTGCCGATATGGCAACAAAGGCCATTATCTCCTTCGCTTCTTCCGTACCGGGATGCTCATTTTATAGTCCTGCGCCTTCCTGGCCGTGGCTTGCCGGGCTGTATGCGTTGGCCGTGTTGTTTCTGTTAAGGGGGGTAATGGGGTTAAGGCCCGGCTACATTATCTGCCTCAGCCTTATCGTGGGTAATATATATGTTTATGGCCAGATAATCCCCGGCGTATGGCTCAAGGGTGATGGTGCGCTCTTGCTCACGGAACTGGACGTAGGGCACGGGAGTTGTGTGTTCGTCCAGTTCCCCAACGGTAAGAACGTGCTTTATGACGCCGGGAAACGGGGGAGGTCTGACGTGGGGGAGAGGGTCATCACCCCGTTTCTGTGGCAAAACGGTGTCAGAACGCTTGATGCTGTCATCGTATCTCATGGGGATGAAGACCACTATAACGGGTTGCCTGCCCTGGTTGAAAGATTTTGCGTCCGCAAGGTCCTGCTGAACGAACAGTTCTTGCATTCACCCGGCGCTGGAAGGTTCCTGGAATTTCTTGGTGATGAGGGCGTTTCGGTTGAGGTTATTGAAAAAGGGGTGGAACTCGGGGGTTTGGGCAGGGTAAAGGCAAAGGTTCTTAATCCGCCAGGCAGTGCGGAAGGGCTTTCCCGCAACGACACCTCCAGTGTGCTGCTAATAGAATACTGCGGTAAAAGAATCCTTCTCTGCGGAGACATAGAAAGGCGTGGTATAGAGGCCCTGCTGGATTCGGGATATAGCCTCAAGGCAGACGTCGTCCAGGCCCCACACCATGGTAACTACATAAGTAATGTTGCCGACCTGTACGCGGCAGCGAGCCCTCGCTATATACTTGTAAGTGCCGGTTCGATAAAGGACCTGTCAGCTCAGAAGCCGGAAGGCAGTCTTGTACTGCAGACACGTGACACGGGGGCCGTCTTTGTCAAGATAAGCGGGCAAGGTACCGAGGTGTGGACTTATAAGGACGGGGAACTGTAA
- a CDS encoding peptidylprolyl isomerase — translation MAEEQITETEDVALLGPESEIVAVVNGQNLTRGALADLLIESFGEQGLDVLIRRAVIYQQADTLGLSVSPEEVNERLERLLAREMDKLMKARGLESEEQLQEELNNMGVDLEDLKENMTDRLRKGMEVEILAEKIVETTVTVTDEDLERAYEQQYGEKIEASQIVVDTRKEADEVSGKLQSGADFEALARNVSIDRLSAAAGGRMRPFSPDEGVFGPKVAYLEIGQISDIIRTDDGYHILKIVDIREKSSKDFEDVKLELEKTVIQQKVQKRLAPWLASVLERAEVKKYLVTY, via the coding sequence ATGGCCGAAGAGCAGATTACAGAAACAGAAGACGTAGCGCTTCTGGGACCTGAAAGTGAAATAGTCGCAGTGGTCAACGGCCAGAATCTGACCCGTGGTGCGCTCGCGGACCTGCTGATAGAGAGTTTCGGCGAACAGGGGCTCGACGTGCTGATACGAAGAGCCGTTATTTATCAACAGGCCGACACGCTGGGACTAAGCGTCAGTCCTGAAGAGGTAAACGAAAGACTGGAGAGGCTCCTTGCCAGGGAGATGGACAAGCTTATGAAGGCAAGAGGGCTTGAGAGCGAAGAGCAGCTTCAAGAGGAATTAAACAATATGGGGGTGGACCTGGAAGACTTGAAAGAGAATATGACAGATCGCCTGAGGAAGGGAATGGAGGTAGAAATACTGGCGGAAAAGATAGTGGAAACGACCGTAACCGTTACCGATGAAGACCTTGAAAGGGCTTATGAACAGCAATACGGCGAAAAGATAGAGGCAAGCCAGATTGTAGTAGACACGAGAAAAGAGGCCGATGAAGTATCAGGCAAGCTCCAGTCCGGGGCCGATTTTGAGGCCCTGGCCAGGAACGTCTCAATAGACCGTTTATCGGCCGCGGCCGGCGGCAGGATGAGGCCGTTCAGCCCCGACGAAGGGGTCTTCGGGCCAAAGGTCGCATATCTGGAGATAGGGCAGATAAGCGACATAATAAGGACCGATGACGGCTACCACATATTAAAGATAGTCGACATAAGAGAAAAGAGTTCAAAGGATTTTGAAGACGTTAAACTGGAACTGGAGAAAACCGTTATACAACAAAAGGTGCAAAAAAGGCTCGCCCCCTGGTTAGCCAGCGTGCTTGAAAGAGCAGAAGTAAAGAAATATCTCGTCACATATTAA
- a CDS encoding peptidylprolyl isomerase — protein MSILALSLAFTSMVLHAQGDRVVAIVNGEKVYNNAIEKRLKRLKGTDPSQMSGARDIILNEILTDIVVNQFVEKEGIRAKDEEVEIVINGMRKTLRDNPRYNGKTLEDILSAGGTSIEEFKKKINNTVALRKYFTQKVNYDVLIEHFNENKDAFTGEEVRASHILIDTQSLKSKKDYAAAFGRVHKIKKQLDDGADFAELAKTNSACPSAQKGGDLGFFTRSGMMTEPFAAAAFKLKVGEISEPVQTEFGFHIIKLTDRKGGGKVVFEDVKDQVEEHYIDHQIENLIRTQLSGDGIEIKGFD, from the coding sequence ATGTCCATTTTAGCCCTGTCATTAGCCTTTACTTCAATGGTTCTGCATGCACAGGGAGACAGGGTAGTGGCAATCGTAAACGGCGAGAAGGTCTATAATAATGCGATAGAAAAGCGTTTGAAAAGGTTGAAAGGTACAGACCCTTCCCAGATGTCAGGTGCCAGGGATATAATCCTCAATGAAATCCTGACAGACATCGTGGTAAATCAGTTTGTAGAAAAGGAAGGGATTCGGGCAAAAGACGAAGAAGTAGAAATCGTTATCAACGGCATGCGGAAAACTCTGAGAGACAACCCCCGCTACAACGGAAAGACGCTGGAAGATATACTGTCAGCGGGGGGTACCAGTATAGAAGAGTTTAAGAAAAAGATAAACAATACCGTCGCCCTGAGAAAGTATTTCACACAAAAGGTTAATTATGACGTGCTCATAGAGCACTTTAACGAGAACAAAGATGCCTTTACCGGCGAGGAGGTCAGGGCCAGTCACATCCTTATAGATACCCAGTCCCTCAAGTCAAAAAAGGACTATGCCGCAGCATTTGGCAGGGTACATAAAATAAAGAAACAGCTTGATGACGGCGCGGATTTCGCCGAGCTTGCCAAGACAAATTCGGCCTGCCCTTCAGCTCAAAAGGGGGGAGACCTTGGGTTTTTCACCAGAAGCGGGATGATGACTGAACCGTTTGCCGCCGCGGCCTTCAAACTGAAAGTGGGGGAGATAAGCGAACCCGTTCAGACGGAGTTCGGCTTCCATATCATAAAGCTAACAGACAGAAAAGGGGGCGGGAAAGTAGTCTTTGAGGACGTTAAAGACCAGGTTGAAGAACACTACATTGACCATCAAATAGAGAATCTCATAAGGACACAACTATCCGGAGATGGAATTGAGATAAAAGGCTTTGATTAG
- the rsxC gene encoding electron transport complex subunit RsxC, with amino-acid sequence MAVTGGLKSFGGGIHPPIDWKSLSKDKEITPAPLPETAYVLTAQNIGAPSKPIVAKGDEVKKGQKIAEASAFISAHIHAPVSGVVKEITFRPHPVTGARTPTIVIKRGNDDEWAPGLNEETDVDALTPDDIRNMVKEAGVVGLGGAAFPSHVKLTPPPGKTVDTVILNGAECEPYLTRDYRQMMERPGEVIKGLRIIMKCLGVSDAYVGIEANKMDAYEKMKSFLGDDSNIKVELLEVKYPQGAEHQLIKSITGREFKPSQLPLEAGCVVHNISTAYAIYEAVKWKRPLIEQIVSVTGDGVENPGNFLTRIGTPVETLLSLATMKEDANKLIFGGPMMGIAQQSAAGNTIKGTGGILVMRGAETWEFRACIRCGKCIDACPYGLNPSYLSIFCEAENFQGAMEYNLMECKECGCCTYTCTSRRPIVHLIKMAKYDLGRERAREQAKQKSKGAEKQTVAAK; translated from the coding sequence ATGGCAGTAACCGGAGGGCTTAAGAGCTTTGGCGGAGGGATACATCCCCCCATAGACTGGAAATCACTATCTAAGGACAAAGAGATAACACCGGCACCGCTGCCGGAAACGGCCTACGTATTAACGGCTCAAAATATAGGCGCGCCATCCAAACCCATAGTGGCCAAGGGCGATGAGGTGAAGAAAGGCCAGAAGATAGCCGAGGCCTCCGCCTTTATCTCGGCACACATCCACGCCCCGGTATCCGGAGTGGTGAAAGAGATAACGTTCAGACCCCATCCAGTTACCGGCGCGAGAACCCCCACAATAGTCATAAAAAGAGGTAATGATGACGAGTGGGCACCCGGCCTGAACGAAGAAACAGACGTAGACGCCCTTACACCGGACGACATCAGAAATATGGTAAAGGAGGCCGGCGTTGTGGGTCTGGGCGGAGCGGCATTCCCCAGCCACGTGAAATTGACCCCGCCTCCCGGCAAGACGGTTGACACTGTTATACTCAACGGCGCGGAATGTGAGCCATACCTCACCCGCGACTACCGTCAGATGATGGAAAGGCCCGGGGAAGTGATCAAGGGCCTTCGGATTATCATGAAATGCCTGGGTGTGAGCGATGCCTATGTGGGAATAGAGGCCAACAAGATGGATGCCTACGAGAAGATGAAGTCTTTCTTGGGCGACGACTCGAACATAAAGGTGGAACTCCTTGAGGTGAAATACCCCCAGGGAGCGGAACATCAGCTGATAAAGTCCATAACGGGCCGCGAGTTCAAACCCAGCCAGCTGCCCCTGGAGGCAGGTTGTGTGGTACACAACATCAGTACCGCCTATGCCATTTACGAGGCCGTGAAGTGGAAGAGGCCCCTCATAGAGCAGATAGTGTCGGTTACGGGCGACGGCGTCGAAAACCCCGGAAATTTCCTCACCCGGATAGGGACGCCGGTGGAGACGCTGCTATCCCTGGCGACCATGAAGGAAGACGCGAACAAGTTGATCTTCGGAGGCCCCATGATGGGCATAGCCCAGCAGAGCGCCGCCGGTAACACCATAAAGGGTACGGGCGGTATCCTGGTTATGCGAGGGGCCGAGACCTGGGAGTTCCGCGCGTGTATCCGGTGCGGGAAGTGCATTGATGCCTGTCCGTATGGCCTGAACCCCAGCTACCTGAGTATATTCTGCGAGGCCGAAAACTTCCAGGGTGCCATGGAGTACAACCTCATGGAGTGCAAGGAGTGTGGATGCTGTACCTACACATGTACCTCCAGGAGACCCATCGTCCACCTGATAAAGATGGCCAAGTACGACCTGGGCCGAGAGAGGGCCCGGGAACAGGCCAAACAAAAGTCTAAAGGAGCCGAAAAACAAACAGTGGCCGCGAAATAA
- a CDS encoding HEPN domain-containing protein — protein MDKGLDEGLKDQAGAWFERGSHDIETAQLLLDRQGYTDIIAFHIHQAVEKYLKGYLVVSGKRPQDTHELRILIKAAAELDDGLGGYVEFCDKITGYYANECYPSGPLVEHSYKELAGDLRDAWDLTNRIKETLSGS, from the coding sequence GTGGACAAAGGGCTGGACGAAGGATTAAAAGATCAGGCCGGCGCATGGTTTGAGAGGGGAAGCCACGACATAGAGACGGCGCAATTGCTGCTCGACAGGCAGGGCTACACAGACATAATCGCATTCCACATACATCAGGCAGTGGAGAAGTATCTAAAGGGCTATCTGGTCGTTAGCGGAAAACGTCCCCAGGATACCCATGAACTCAGGATTCTTATCAAAGCGGCGGCGGAGCTTGACGACGGCCTCGGCGGGTACGTGGAGTTCTGCGACAAGATTACCGGGTATTACGCGAACGAGTGTTATCCCAGCGGTCCACTCGTTGAACATTCCTACAAGGAGCTTGCCGGGGACCTCAGAGACGCCTGGGACCTTACCAACAGGATAAAGGAAACACTGTCAGGGAGCTGA
- a CDS encoding RnfABCDGE type electron transport complex subunit G, producing the protein MGKRLQYTLVLGVIAMVTSVGVGATYVLTKDRIARKEADRRMEALLTVMPGIAGDPVQLTPPETAPEDRVFKGQDKDGNVVGYAALGRSQGYSSTLKVMVGLTPDKDKILGIKVLYQAETPGLGTRIVEIATTKTLWTMIFGGEKAAATEEAVSLTPWFCDQFKGKTLNQLEVVRQEDPAKITAITGATITTRAVVKAVENAIAKVKKAPQP; encoded by the coding sequence ATGGGCAAGAGACTGCAATACACTCTGGTACTGGGCGTCATAGCTATGGTTACGTCCGTCGGCGTAGGCGCCACCTACGTCTTAACAAAAGACCGGATAGCCCGGAAGGAAGCGGACCGGCGAATGGAGGCCCTCCTGACGGTCATGCCGGGGATAGCCGGTGACCCCGTGCAGCTAACGCCTCCTGAGACGGCCCCGGAGGACAGGGTGTTCAAGGGCCAGGACAAAGACGGCAACGTGGTGGGTTACGCCGCCCTCGGCAGGTCTCAGGGATACTCCAGCACGTTGAAGGTGATGGTCGGTCTTACGCCGGACAAGGACAAAATCCTGGGAATCAAGGTGCTGTATCAGGCGGAGACGCCCGGCCTGGGCACGAGGATAGTGGAGATTGCCACCACCAAGACCCTCTGGACCATGATATTCGGCGGAGAAAAGGCCGCCGCCACAGAAGAGGCAGTAAGCCTGACACCCTGGTTCTGCGACCAGTTCAAGGGCAAGACCCTGAACCAGCTTGAAGTGGTGAGGCAAGAGGATCCGGCCAAAATCACCGCCATAACCGGCGCCACCATAACCACCCGCGCGGTGGTAAAGGCCGTGGAAAACGCCATCGCAAAGGTAAAGAAAGCGCCACAGCCGTAG
- a CDS encoding RnfABCDGE type electron transport complex subunit D, which produces MAETPERIGLIVSSSPHIRGPEDIPRVMWTVIAALIPAGLVGVYVFGYYALATIFLCVASTLATEAACQKLRGRPVTITDGSAVITGILLAYVLPPSVAWYIPVVGGVFAIAVVKHTFGGLGNNIWNPALAARAFLQLAYPAAINSDWRSLENAGVLQNITLTDENGQLIGAVTRATPLFKESGWEQYDYMSMLIGNIPGCIGETSAVALMLGGFYLIYRGYVDWRIPLGFIGTVFILTQVMPSSIEAPWANDPFYHVLAGGLMLGAFFMATDMVTTPLTKRGMAIFGIGCGVLTVLIRFYAAYPEGVCYAILLMNTVTPLIDRYTQPRLMGVGKAASGGKG; this is translated from the coding sequence ATGGCGGAGACACCGGAAAGAATTGGGTTAATTGTCAGTTCCTCTCCCCACATCCGAGGTCCTGAAGACATACCCAGGGTAATGTGGACAGTGATAGCTGCCCTGATACCCGCGGGCCTGGTGGGTGTTTATGTCTTTGGTTACTATGCCCTCGCAACCATCTTCCTGTGCGTGGCAAGCACCCTCGCAACGGAGGCGGCCTGCCAGAAACTCAGGGGCAGGCCCGTTACAATCACGGACGGCAGCGCCGTCATAACGGGAATACTGCTGGCGTACGTGCTGCCACCCAGTGTCGCGTGGTACATCCCAGTGGTGGGCGGGGTATTTGCGATAGCCGTGGTAAAACATACCTTTGGGGGATTGGGAAACAATATATGGAATCCCGCGCTTGCGGCCAGGGCGTTCCTGCAGCTTGCCTATCCGGCGGCCATTAACTCCGACTGGCGCAGCCTTGAGAATGCGGGAGTCCTGCAGAATATAACACTTACAGACGAGAACGGCCAGCTCATAGGCGCCGTCACCCGGGCCACCCCGCTGTTCAAAGAATCGGGGTGGGAGCAGTATGACTACATGAGCATGCTTATCGGCAACATCCCCGGATGCATCGGAGAGACGTCGGCCGTCGCGCTGATGTTGGGAGGGTTTTACCTGATTTACAGGGGATACGTGGACTGGAGGATTCCGCTGGGTTTCATAGGCACGGTGTTCATCCTGACACAGGTCATGCCGTCGAGCATAGAGGCGCCCTGGGCCAACGACCCCTTCTACCACGTCCTGGCCGGAGGGCTTATGCTCGGGGCCTTCTTCATGGCCACCGACATGGTAACCACGCCTCTTACCAAAAGGGGCATGGCCATCTTCGGCATCGGCTGCGGGGTACTTACCGTGTTAATCAGGTTCTACGCCGCATACCCTGAAGGGGTGTGTTACGCTATACTCCTCATGAATACCGTCACACCGCTTATTGACAGGTACACACAGCCTAGACTCATGGGAGTAGGAAAGGCCGCTTCGGGAGGAAAGGGATAA
- a CDS encoding aminotransferase class I/II-fold pyridoxal phosphate-dependent enzyme, whose product MRDAKLETTPQEFTVKVSGRVKRLPPYLFGKLNQLKYEKRSQGVDVIDLGMGNPNDPTPPPIVEKLCEAVQDPKSHRYSVSATGIPHLRREIAHFYQREWGVELDPRKEVVATIGSKEGISHLCLALLEDGDMTLVTSPAFPVHLHGPELAGSEVTTIPLRDEKELLADITRAVETVHPRPKVLILNFPHNPTGRTVELGFFEEIVDLARRYNIIVIHDFAYCCLGFDGYKPPSFLQVKGAKDVGIEFSTFSKSYNMPGWRLGFCVGNHKVVDALARIKGYYDYGIFPPVQVAGIIALRDCRKYAEQQALTYQQRRDVLCDGLNRIGWEVEKPRAAMFVWAPILERYRSMGSVEFSYKLLNEARVSVAPGIAFGEDGEGFVRFALVENELRLKQAVRQIHKALNK is encoded by the coding sequence ATGAGAGACGCTAAACTAGAGACCACTCCCCAGGAATTTACCGTCAAGGTGTCCGGCCGTGTCAAACGCCTGCCCCCGTATTTGTTCGGCAAGCTCAACCAACTGAAATATGAAAAACGGAGCCAGGGAGTAGACGTCATAGACCTTGGAATGGGAAACCCAAATGACCCCACGCCGCCTCCTATCGTAGAGAAACTGTGCGAGGCAGTCCAAGACCCCAAGAGCCACCGCTACAGTGTCTCTGCCACCGGCATACCGCACCTGAGACGTGAGATTGCGCATTTCTATCAGAGGGAATGGGGTGTGGAGCTTGACCCGCGGAAGGAAGTCGTTGCCACCATCGGTTCAAAGGAGGGCATATCACATCTGTGCCTGGCACTGCTTGAGGACGGTGACATGACACTGGTGACCAGCCCGGCATTCCCGGTACACCTGCACGGACCGGAGCTGGCAGGTTCCGAAGTAACTACGATTCCTCTCAGGGACGAAAAAGAACTTCTGGCAGACATTACACGGGCCGTAGAGACCGTTCACCCCCGGCCCAAGGTGCTCATACTGAACTTTCCACACAACCCTACCGGCCGGACGGTGGAGCTTGGGTTTTTCGAGGAAATTGTCGACCTCGCGAGAAGATACAACATCATAGTAATACACGATTTCGCCTACTGCTGCCTGGGGTTTGACGGCTATAAACCCCCCAGTTTTTTGCAGGTCAAAGGGGCCAAGGACGTGGGTATAGAGTTCAGCACCTTTTCAAAGAGCTACAACATGCCCGGGTGGAGGCTGGGATTCTGTGTGGGCAACCACAAGGTTGTCGATGCCCTGGCGAGGATAAAGGGATATTACGATTACGGAATATTCCCGCCCGTGCAGGTAGCCGGCATCATCGCGCTCAGGGACTGCAGGAAATACGCGGAACAGCAGGCCCTCACTTATCAGCAGCGCCGCGACGTGCTCTGTGACGGACTCAACCGCATAGGCTGGGAGGTAGAGAAACCCAGGGCCGCCATGTTCGTCTGGGCCCCCATTCTGGAAAGATACCGTTCCATGGGCTCCGTGGAGTTCAGCTATAAGCTCCTAAACGAGGCCCGGGTATCTGTGGCGCCTGGAATAGCTTTTGGAGAAGATGGCGAGGGTTTTGTAAGATTCGCCCTGGTGGAAAACGAGTTGCGCCTGAAGCAGGCCGTACGACAGATACACAAAGCACTGAACAAATGA